The following proteins are co-located in the Papaver somniferum cultivar HN1 unplaced genomic scaffold, ASM357369v1 unplaced-scaffold_128, whole genome shotgun sequence genome:
- the LOC113332127 gene encoding inactive TPR repeat-containing thioredoxin TTL3-like isoform X2 → MADYSPDKKSGCVAMIYGGLFRQRCFWPRRSASTSSIPTHGNNGIQSINSKRRRGSDERAFLDDTNLSEYPQRNDQSPMMNVATKTPPPSYQEHGRKVSNAPIVNSKVGLSNDHQSNGLVRASSSNVMLFGNLGNLRQPAGHGTSNPRVSNSSVLDYLPMTASEMGLNSNGNYGNAYGTNGGNGNGNVNYNAYNNIGNVKVSRNNVKEKDNEEAEEDAGPLCRALSTRLDPETLKAMGNEEYKQGNFAEALAFYDRAIGLDPDMASYRSNKSAALTGLGRLLEAVFECREAIKIDPTYRRAHYRLATLCLRLGEAEKSLYHYKQSGHEADPSDISKAKNLQIYLSKCTEARKLRDWQTVIKESSSAISSGADSALQVFALKAESLLKLHRHEDADAELSKAPRFGIDDCTKFFGPVGNANLLVTRAQVDVALGRFEEAVATAQRAAQLDSTNKDVNSTLRKAQALASARSNGNELFKASKFLDACVAYSEGLEQDFFNSVLLCNRAACRSKLGQFEKAVEDCSKALNVRPSYSKARLRRADCNAKLGRWEASAQDYEILRNKMPSDEEVARGLLEAQAHLKKSHSEQRQTQPDGHHSKNAKSDSNLAVVKDADHFRHFVTSPVDRDICGAVLQQIERSKSIGSYGTT, encoded by the exons ATGGCTGACTATTCACCGGACAAAAAGTCGGGATGTGTTGCAATGATATATGGCGGATTATTCCGCCAACGTTGTTTCTGGCCGAGGAGATCAGCGTCAACAAGCTCAATTCCCACTCACGGCAACAATGGTATTCAAAGCATAAATTCAAAGAGAAGGCGGGGCTCGGATGAAAGAGCATTCTTGGACGATACAAATTTAAGCGAATACCCACAACGGAATGATCAAAGTCCTATGATGAATGTTGCTACCAAGACCCCTCCTCCTTCATATCAAGAACACGGTAGAAAAGTTTCGAATGCACCGATAGTGAATTCAAAAGTTGGTTTGAGCAATGATCATCAATCCAATGGGCTAGTTCGAGCTTCATCAAGTAATGTAATGCTCTTTGGTAACTTGGGTAATTTAAGACAACCTGCTGGACATGGTACTTCAAATCCGCGGGTATCCAATTCAAGTGTTCTTGATTACCTTCCTATGACAGCTAGTGAGATGGGTTTAAACTCAAATGGAAATTATGGCAATGCTTATGGTACTAATGGTGGTAATGGTAATGGTAATGTTAATTATAATGCATATAACAATATCGGCAATGTAAAGGTTTCCCGCAACAATGTTAAGGAGAAAGACAATGAAGAAGCGGAAGAAGACGCTGGACCATTATGCAGGGCTTTATCAACAAGATTGGATCCTGAAACATTGAAGGCTATGGGAAATGAGGAGTATAAGCAAGGAAACTTTGCGGAGGCTTTGGCTTTCTATGACAGGGCAATTGGGTTAGACCCTGATATGGCTTCTTATAGGAGCAATAAAAGTGCGGCATTAACGGGTTTGGGTCGTCTTCTTGAAGCTGTTTTTGAATGTAGAGAAGCAATCAAGATCGATCCTACTTACCGCAGAGCTCATTATCGTTTGGCAACACTATGCCTAAG ATTGGGAGAAGCAGAAAAATCGTTGTACCATTATAAGCAATCAGGACATGAAGCTGATCCTAGTGATATTTCTAAAGCTAAGAATCTCCAAATCTATTTAAGCAAATGCACTGAAGCACGAAAATTGAGGGATTGGCAAACCGTGATAAAAGAAAGCAGTTCCGCGATTTCATCTGGTGCAGATTCAGCTCTACAG GTTTTTGCGTTGAAAGCTGAGTCCCTCTTAAAGCTTCATAGGCATGAAGATGCAGACGCAGAGCTGTCAAAGGCACCCAGATTTGGCATTGATGATTGTACGAAGTTCTTCGGGCCCGTTGGCAATGCAAATTTGTTAGTAACTCGAGCACAAGTAGATGTGGCATTGGGAAG GTTTGAGGAAGCTGTGGCGACAGCTCAACGTGCAGCACAGCTAGACTCAACTAACAAGGATGTGAATTCAACGCTGAGAAAAGCCCAAGCACTGGCATCAGCTCGATCGAATGGGAATGAGCTGTTCAAGGCATCAAAGTTCTTAGATGCGTGCGTAGCATATAGCGAGGGACTGGAACAAGACTTCTTCAACTCAGTTCTATTATGTAACAGAGCCGCTTGCCGATCTAAACTAGGGCAATTTGAAAAGGCCGTCGAAGATTGTAGCAAAGCCCTTAATGTACGTCCTTCTTACAGCAAAGCTAGGTTAAGAAGAGCTGATTGTAACGCTAAG TTGGGACGTTGGGAAGCTTCCGCACAAGATTACGAGATTCTAAGGAACAAGATGCCGAGTGACGAAGAGGTGGCTCGAGGATTGTTAGAGGCCCAAGCCCATTTAAAGAAATCTCATTCCGAACAACGACAAACACAACCTGACGGACACCACTCAAAAAATGCGAAGTCCGATAGTAATCTTGCAGTTGTCAAGGACGCCGACCACTTTAGGCACTTTGTGACGTCGCCAG TTGACAGGGATATCTGTGGTGCTGTTCTGCAACAAATCGAGCGATCAAAAAGCATTGGTTCTTATGGAACAACTTAG
- the LOC113332127 gene encoding inactive TPR repeat-containing thioredoxin TTL3-like isoform X1: MADYSPDKKSGCVAMIYGGLFRQRCFWPRRSASTSSIPTHGNNGIQSINSKRRRGSDERAFLDDTNLSEYPQRNDQSPMMNVATKTPPPSYQEHGRKVSNAPIVNSKVGLSNDHQSNGLVRASSSNVMLFGNLGNLRQPAGHGTSNPRVSNSSVLDYLPMTASEMGLNSNGNYGNAYGTNGGNGNGNVNYNAYNNIGNVKVSRNNVKEKDNEEAEEDAGPLCRALSTRLDPETLKAMGNEEYKQGNFAEALAFYDRAIGLDPDMASYRSNKSAALTGLGRLLEAVFECREAIKIDPTYRRAHYRLATLCLRLGEAEKSLYHYKQSGHEADPSDISKAKNLQIYLSKCTEARKLRDWQTVIKESSSAISSGADSALQVFALKAESLLKLHRHEDADAELSKAPRFGIDDCTKFFGPVGNANLLVTRAQVDVALGRFEEAVATAQRAAQLDSTNKDVNSTLRKAQALASARSNGNELFKASKFLDACVAYSEGLEQDFFNSVLLCNRAACRSKLGQFEKAVEDCSKALNVRPSYSKARLRRADCNAKLGRWEASAQDYEILRNKMPSDEEVARGLLEAQAHLKKSHSEQRQTQPDGHHSKNAKSDSNLAVVKDADHFRHFVTSPGISVVLFCNKSSDQKALVLMEQLSKRNQSLSFIKVEVEEHPILAKSEGVNSIPVFRMYKNGSRIKEIPRTSLELLESTVKFYTKS; encoded by the exons ATGGCTGACTATTCACCGGACAAAAAGTCGGGATGTGTTGCAATGATATATGGCGGATTATTCCGCCAACGTTGTTTCTGGCCGAGGAGATCAGCGTCAACAAGCTCAATTCCCACTCACGGCAACAATGGTATTCAAAGCATAAATTCAAAGAGAAGGCGGGGCTCGGATGAAAGAGCATTCTTGGACGATACAAATTTAAGCGAATACCCACAACGGAATGATCAAAGTCCTATGATGAATGTTGCTACCAAGACCCCTCCTCCTTCATATCAAGAACACGGTAGAAAAGTTTCGAATGCACCGATAGTGAATTCAAAAGTTGGTTTGAGCAATGATCATCAATCCAATGGGCTAGTTCGAGCTTCATCAAGTAATGTAATGCTCTTTGGTAACTTGGGTAATTTAAGACAACCTGCTGGACATGGTACTTCAAATCCGCGGGTATCCAATTCAAGTGTTCTTGATTACCTTCCTATGACAGCTAGTGAGATGGGTTTAAACTCAAATGGAAATTATGGCAATGCTTATGGTACTAATGGTGGTAATGGTAATGGTAATGTTAATTATAATGCATATAACAATATCGGCAATGTAAAGGTTTCCCGCAACAATGTTAAGGAGAAAGACAATGAAGAAGCGGAAGAAGACGCTGGACCATTATGCAGGGCTTTATCAACAAGATTGGATCCTGAAACATTGAAGGCTATGGGAAATGAGGAGTATAAGCAAGGAAACTTTGCGGAGGCTTTGGCTTTCTATGACAGGGCAATTGGGTTAGACCCTGATATGGCTTCTTATAGGAGCAATAAAAGTGCGGCATTAACGGGTTTGGGTCGTCTTCTTGAAGCTGTTTTTGAATGTAGAGAAGCAATCAAGATCGATCCTACTTACCGCAGAGCTCATTATCGTTTGGCAACACTATGCCTAAG ATTGGGAGAAGCAGAAAAATCGTTGTACCATTATAAGCAATCAGGACATGAAGCTGATCCTAGTGATATTTCTAAAGCTAAGAATCTCCAAATCTATTTAAGCAAATGCACTGAAGCACGAAAATTGAGGGATTGGCAAACCGTGATAAAAGAAAGCAGTTCCGCGATTTCATCTGGTGCAGATTCAGCTCTACAG GTTTTTGCGTTGAAAGCTGAGTCCCTCTTAAAGCTTCATAGGCATGAAGATGCAGACGCAGAGCTGTCAAAGGCACCCAGATTTGGCATTGATGATTGTACGAAGTTCTTCGGGCCCGTTGGCAATGCAAATTTGTTAGTAACTCGAGCACAAGTAGATGTGGCATTGGGAAG GTTTGAGGAAGCTGTGGCGACAGCTCAACGTGCAGCACAGCTAGACTCAACTAACAAGGATGTGAATTCAACGCTGAGAAAAGCCCAAGCACTGGCATCAGCTCGATCGAATGGGAATGAGCTGTTCAAGGCATCAAAGTTCTTAGATGCGTGCGTAGCATATAGCGAGGGACTGGAACAAGACTTCTTCAACTCAGTTCTATTATGTAACAGAGCCGCTTGCCGATCTAAACTAGGGCAATTTGAAAAGGCCGTCGAAGATTGTAGCAAAGCCCTTAATGTACGTCCTTCTTACAGCAAAGCTAGGTTAAGAAGAGCTGATTGTAACGCTAAG TTGGGACGTTGGGAAGCTTCCGCACAAGATTACGAGATTCTAAGGAACAAGATGCCGAGTGACGAAGAGGTGGCTCGAGGATTGTTAGAGGCCCAAGCCCATTTAAAGAAATCTCATTCCGAACAACGACAAACACAACCTGACGGACACCACTCAAAAAATGCGAAGTCCGATAGTAATCTTGCAGTTGTCAAGGACGCCGACCACTTTAGGCACTTTGTGACGTCGCCAG GGATATCTGTGGTGCTGTTCTGCAACAAATCGAGCGATCAAAAAGCATTGGTTCTTATGGAACAACTTAGCAAGAGAAACCAATCTCTAAGCTTTATCAAG GTGGAGGTTGAAGAACATCCAATACTAGCCAAGTCCGAGGGAGTGAATTCTATTCCAGTTTTCAGGATGTACAAGAATGGTTCCAGAATAAAAGAAATCCCCAGAACTAGCCTTGAATTGTTAGAGAGCACGGTTAAATTTTATACAAAATCTTGA